In Equus quagga isolate Etosha38 chromosome 14, UCLA_HA_Equagga_1.0, whole genome shotgun sequence, one DNA window encodes the following:
- the HBE1 gene encoding hemoglobin subunit epsilon, protein MVHFTAEEKAAITNTWGKVNVEEAGGEALGRLLVVYPWTQRFFDNFGNLSSSSAIMGNPKVKAHGKKVLTSFGDAVKNMDNLKAAFAKLSELHCDKLHVDPENFRLLGNVLVIILASHFGKEFTPDVQAAWQKLVSGVANALAHKYH, encoded by the exons ATGGTGCATTTTACTGCTGAGGAGAAGGCTGCCATCACTAACACGTGGGGCAAAGTGAATGTGGAAGAAGCTGGAGGCGAGGCTCTCGGCAG GCTCTTGGTTGTCTACCCCTGGACCCAGAGGTTTTTTGACAACTTTGGCAAcctgtcctcttcctctgccaTAATGGGCAATCCCAAAGTCAAGGCCCATGGCAAGAAGGTGCTGACCTCTTTTGGAGATGCTGTTAAGAACATGGACAACCTCAAGGCTGCCTTTGCTAAGCTGAGTGAGCTGCACTGTGACAAGCTGCATGTGGATCCTGAGAACTTCAGG CTCCTGGGCAATGTGCTGGTGATTATCCTGGCTTCTCATTTTGGCAAGGAATTCACCCCTGATGTGCAGGCTGCTTGGCAGAAGCTGGTGTCTGGTGTCGCCAATGCTCTGGCCCACAAGTACCACTGA
- the LOC124252533 gene encoding hemoglobin subunit epsilon-4 yields the protein MVHFTAEEKTAIASLWAKVDVEAAGGEILGRLLIVYPWTQRFFDNFGNLSSDSAIMGNPRVKAHGRKVLISFGNAIKHMDDLKGTFAQLSELHCDKLHVDPENFRLLGNMIPIVLAIHFSNEFTPQMQAAWEKLTMGVANALAHKYH from the exons ATGGTGCATTTTACTGCAGAGGAGAAGACTGCTATTGCTAGCTTGTGGGCCAAAGTGGATGTGGAGGCAGCCGGAGGCGAGATCCTGGGAAG GCTCCTAATTGTCTACCCTTGGACCCAGAGGTTCTTTGACAATTTTGGCAACTTATCCTCTGATTCTGCAATAATGGGCAACCCCAGGGTCAAGGCTCATGGCAGGAAAGTGCTGATCTCCTTTGGAAATGCTATTAAGCACATGGATGACCTCAAGGGCACCTTTGCTCAGCTGAGTGAGCTGCACTGTGACAAGCTTCATGTGGATCCTGAGAACTTCAGG CTCCTAGGCAACATGATACCGATTGTCTTGGCGATCCACTTCAGCAATGAATTTACCCCACAGATGCAGGCTGCCTGGGAGAAGCTGACCATGGGTGTGGCTAATGCTCTGGCCCACAAGTATCACTGA
- the LOC124252532 gene encoding hemoglobin subunit beta-like, translating into MVQLSGEEKTAVLALWGKVNEEEIGGEALGRVVSRLLIVYPWTQRFFDSFGHLTTSAAVTGNPRVKAHGKKVLHSFGEGVHHLDNLKDTFAQLSELHCDKLHLDPENFILLGNMLDVVLAHHFGKEFIPELQASYQKALSGGAHALAHKYH; encoded by the exons ATGGTGCAACTGAGTGGTGAGGAGAAGACAGCCGTCCTGGCCCTGTGGGGCAAGGTGAACGAGGAAGAAATTGGTGGTGAAGCCCTGGGCAGGGTGGTATCCAG GCTGCTGATTGTCTATCCATGGACTCAGAGGTTCTTTGACTCCTTTGGGCATCTGACCACTTCTGCTGCTGTTACGGGCAACCCCAGGGTGAAGGCCCATGGTAAGAAGGTGCTACACTCCTTTGGTGAGGGCGTGCATCATCTTGACAACCTCAAGGACACCTTTGCTCAGCTGAGCGAGTTGCACTGTGACAAGCTGCACTTGGATCCTGAGAACTTCATC CTCCTGGGGAACATGCTGGATGTTGTGCTGGCTCACCACTTTGGCAAGGAATTCATCCCTGAGTTGCAGGCTTCCTATCAGAAGGCACTGTCTGGTGGGGCCCATGCCCTGGCTCACAAGTACCATTGA